A part of Marinomonas rhizomae genomic DNA contains:
- a CDS encoding MFS transporter yields MKSPYFYLHWVIGWCNFTLTASSIYLYLGVPLMMREYGWSGTDIGLFQVSGLPVMLKFLMASPIDIFRFQQSNYLKWSALLGGGFICCLTMLSLADIEITTFKTLFIIAVCTTLITSWLDVPINAFAIQRFPENERPKTGAIRSAVTALASVVGGGAMLLVYARFGWAWPFYIFGLMALLCGVLLYIAHVRYPLIESESFNSENPSTVTSRGSLFVMWKGYFQRPDMVMWNIILVLYFPFIGAAWLYLKPVMLDLGLSIDNIAWIASCSGVFAALSGFCYSLCIARISPYRALFAFSVMNVIALLGMCLAVAMEWSDWRLICAVFVVAIALGLSSGVLFGLIMIHSRPHLSASDYGLQTSLFSLSRILVPISAGIILDRTGYVGMFTWLVAGALVACCLSFYWMFKKEKS; encoded by the coding sequence ATGAAATCCCCTTACTTTTATCTCCATTGGGTTATTGGATGGTGTAATTTTACTCTGACGGCTTCATCAATTTATCTCTATCTTGGTGTGCCATTGATGATGAGAGAATATGGTTGGAGTGGTACAGATATTGGTTTGTTTCAAGTATCCGGTCTGCCAGTCATGCTTAAATTTTTAATGGCATCGCCGATTGATATTTTTCGTTTTCAGCAGTCGAACTATCTTAAATGGAGTGCATTGCTTGGTGGCGGCTTCATTTGTTGCCTGACGATGCTATCTCTAGCAGACATTGAAATAACAACTTTTAAGACACTATTTATTATTGCCGTGTGTACCACCTTGATAACGTCTTGGCTGGATGTACCTATTAACGCGTTTGCTATTCAGCGTTTCCCAGAAAATGAACGTCCTAAAACGGGCGCTATACGTTCGGCTGTGACGGCACTAGCTTCGGTTGTTGGTGGGGGGGCCATGCTATTGGTGTATGCACGCTTTGGTTGGGCGTGGCCTTTTTATATATTCGGCTTAATGGCTTTGCTTTGCGGTGTTCTGTTGTATATAGCCCATGTTCGTTATCCGCTGATAGAAAGTGAAAGTTTTAATTCAGAAAATCCCTCAACAGTTACATCACGAGGGTCGCTTTTTGTCATGTGGAAAGGCTATTTTCAACGACCCGATATGGTGATGTGGAACATTATCCTTGTGCTCTACTTTCCTTTTATTGGTGCCGCTTGGCTGTATCTTAAACCCGTTATGTTAGATCTTGGGCTGAGCATAGATAACATTGCATGGATTGCTAGTTGCAGCGGTGTGTTCGCAGCGTTATCGGGTTTTTGTTATAGCCTTTGTATTGCTCGTATATCGCCTTATCGAGCCTTATTCGCCTTTTCTGTGATGAATGTGATTGCATTGTTAGGAATGTGTCTTGCTGTCGCTATGGAGTGGTCGGATTGGCGTCTTATATGTGCTGTGTTTGTTGTGGCAATTGCGCTTGGCCTTTCATCTGGCGTGTTGTTTGGCTTGATTATGATTCACAGTCGTCCGCATTTGTCTGCCAGCGATTATGGCTTACAGACCAGCTTATTTTCTTTGTCTCGTATTTTGGTGCCTATTTCTGCTGGCATAATTCTCGATCGCACGGGGTATGTTGGCATGTTTACCTGGCTTGTAGCTGGGGCATTGGTAGCTTGCTGCCTGTCATTTTATTGGATGTTTAAAAAGGAAAAATCATGA
- a CDS encoding TonB-dependent receptor → MKRKTVFKIELMIGALALLPVSILAQEDTGQKSTTLLPELMVTADKKQQTLSKATSHATVYDTEVLQQDGVDSLAKLEGRVAGLSFQPFGQSGINSPVIRGLTANFNALSSSTLLMVDGVPTLTAQGFENNLVDIDRVEVLRGPQSTVYGHNAEVGVVSIFSNDLVGEDKTMLGVEVGSRDKQRVQLSTSQTLVEDEVYISLSGEFLEQDGFIDNATTGNKADDKERQNLNAGLRWLISNKTDVVVRYRRQAYDDDAMLWGSPSGKRATVASATDSWNHSVGQTFSINANHELPSGVRLNSVTAYNDYRDKVQQDTDFQPSESTYIGRDHHLRTLSQEFRLEGNLGEADWLFGAYLERQDHDLRTLSKTFFGLSDLQAQQTGNSYALFTNWTMPISSDLSVIAGIRASRDEVKLNPSIAQEKSKSWTDLTPQLTLKYDINSDHMLYASYAEGIRSGGFNTVSPAVNYSSYDPEKNQSFELGLKGDLSDKPLRYTLSAYHMDIKNMQVTQMPTVGLIYLTNAADATSDGLEASLEYYFNESWSTEIGVAWNKTRFDRFIDGNNDYSGNRNPFAPEMNGHLSLRYEDVGGWSVAASLVGSSAVYLDAANKYQQKGYELVHVSASYPLTDKASLSTYVNNLQDRQFDAVGYQNGYVTVYSPPREYGVKFTLEL, encoded by the coding sequence ATGAAACGAAAAACAGTATTCAAGATTGAATTAATGATCGGTGCTTTAGCACTGCTTCCTGTATCTATTCTTGCTCAAGAAGATACTGGACAAAAAAGTACGACTTTGTTACCTGAATTGATGGTGACAGCGGATAAAAAGCAGCAAACCTTATCGAAAGCAACATCGCATGCAACTGTCTACGATACCGAAGTATTGCAGCAAGATGGCGTAGATAGCTTAGCGAAACTGGAAGGTCGAGTTGCTGGTTTGAGCTTTCAACCATTTGGGCAGTCTGGTATTAACTCTCCTGTTATTAGAGGCTTGACGGCAAATTTTAATGCGCTGTCTAGTTCTACTTTGCTAATGGTTGATGGTGTACCCACGTTAACCGCTCAGGGGTTCGAAAATAATCTTGTTGATATCGATCGGGTTGAGGTGCTGCGTGGCCCGCAATCAACTGTATATGGCCACAATGCTGAAGTTGGTGTGGTTTCTATTTTTAGTAATGATCTAGTCGGGGAAGACAAGACAATGTTGGGCGTTGAAGTTGGTAGCCGAGACAAACAAAGAGTACAGCTTTCAACTAGCCAGACCTTGGTTGAAGATGAGGTCTATATCAGCTTGTCAGGGGAGTTTCTAGAGCAGGATGGTTTTATTGATAATGCCACGACGGGAAATAAGGCGGACGATAAAGAACGGCAGAACTTAAATGCAGGATTACGTTGGTTAATCTCTAACAAAACAGACGTGGTTGTTCGTTATCGCCGACAAGCCTATGACGATGATGCGATGTTATGGGGTTCACCTAGTGGAAAACGGGCCACGGTAGCATCAGCAACGGACAGCTGGAATCACTCTGTAGGTCAAACGTTCTCGATTAATGCCAATCATGAATTGCCATCAGGAGTGCGTCTTAATTCGGTCACGGCGTATAACGATTATAGAGATAAAGTACAGCAAGATACGGATTTCCAACCATCAGAAAGCACTTATATTGGTCGAGATCATCATCTTCGGACCTTATCCCAAGAGTTTCGTCTAGAGGGAAACTTAGGAGAAGCAGACTGGTTATTCGGTGCTTATTTAGAACGCCAAGATCATGATTTGCGTACGCTTTCCAAAACTTTTTTTGGTTTGAGTGATTTACAAGCCCAGCAAACGGGTAATTCCTATGCGCTTTTCACTAATTGGACAATGCCGATCAGCTCGGATCTTTCTGTTATTGCGGGTATTCGAGCTTCGCGAGACGAGGTAAAGCTAAATCCTTCTATCGCACAAGAAAAGTCTAAAAGTTGGACTGATCTAACGCCTCAGTTAACTCTAAAATACGATATTAATTCTGACCATATGCTTTACGCCAGCTATGCAGAAGGGATTCGCTCTGGTGGTTTTAATACTGTTTCTCCAGCCGTTAATTATTCATCTTATGATCCAGAAAAAAACCAAAGTTTTGAGCTCGGGTTAAAGGGCGATCTATCAGATAAACCGCTACGTTACACCCTGTCTGCCTATCATATGGATATAAAAAATATGCAAGTTACTCAGATGCCAACTGTAGGTTTGATTTATTTGACTAACGCAGCTGATGCCACTTCAGATGGTTTGGAAGCCTCTCTTGAGTATTACTTCAATGAAAGCTGGAGCACGGAAATTGGTGTGGCTTGGAATAAAACACGATTCGATCGTTTTATTGATGGTAACAATGACTATTCAGGTAATCGAAATCCTTTTGCTCCTGAAATGAATGGCCATTTATCGCTGCGTTATGAGGATGTAGGTGGTTGGTCTGTGGCAGCTAGTCTAGTTGGAAGCAGCGCGGTCTATCTTGATGCGGCGAACAAGTATCAACAAAAAGGTTATGAGCTTGTCCATGTCTCCGCGAGTTATCCACTGACTGATAAAGCGTCTTTGTCAACGTATGTTAATAATCTGCAAGACCGTCAATTTGATGCTGTTGGTTATCAAAATGGCTACGTGACAGTTTACAGCCCGCCAAGAGAATATGGCGTGAAATTCACCTTAGAGCTTTAA
- a CDS encoding methyl-accepting chemotaxis protein — protein MLFGNNKLLSRIKELETELASFQETQADLRQEMLYFSMTSDGKIVDANTLFLKSSGFEKTELVGKNIKDFILGKSLEKDHSQKMLSAISGKKHWHGALQIESRNGKEVWYRATVQPKKVADGSIMLESYATELTRTISHSKEVEDMLAALHRSSAVIEFSLDGIILNANDNFLKGMGYSKSQIVGQHHRMFCEPKEAESQEYKQFWQRLRSGEFVSDRFKRIDSHGHDVWLEASYNPIHDESGELYKVVKFATVITEQMNREFAISETSQVAYNISQKSDQDAINGKKVIESTVQTMNELSTQMSEASKGIFELNTQSMKVANLVESIRGIADQTNLLALNAAIEAARAGEQGRGFAVVADEVRQLASRTSSATEEIISVVGDNKKLTEQAVSLIEESMEKAQKALDLSTEAGHVMNDIQEGAKQVVDAVSQFNNKL, from the coding sequence ATGTTATTTGGAAACAACAAACTATTATCTAGAATTAAAGAGTTAGAAACAGAGCTTGCTTCCTTTCAAGAAACGCAAGCTGACCTTCGACAAGAAATGTTGTATTTTTCCATGACTTCAGACGGAAAAATAGTTGATGCAAATACACTTTTTTTAAAATCCAGTGGTTTTGAGAAAACTGAATTAGTAGGTAAAAACATTAAAGACTTCATTCTTGGTAAGTCTTTAGAAAAAGATCATAGTCAAAAAATGTTGTCTGCAATTAGTGGAAAAAAGCATTGGCATGGCGCTTTGCAAATAGAAAGTAGAAATGGCAAAGAGGTTTGGTATCGAGCGACGGTTCAGCCGAAAAAAGTCGCTGACGGTTCGATTATGCTGGAGTCTTATGCGACGGAACTAACGAGAACGATTTCACACTCGAAAGAAGTGGAAGACATGTTAGCGGCATTGCACCGATCATCTGCAGTAATAGAATTTAGCCTAGACGGCATTATCTTAAATGCTAACGACAATTTCTTAAAGGGCATGGGATATTCTAAAAGCCAAATAGTTGGCCAGCACCACAGAATGTTTTGTGAACCGAAAGAAGCTGAGTCGCAGGAATATAAACAGTTTTGGCAGCGACTGCGTTCTGGTGAATTTGTTTCAGATCGATTCAAAAGAATTGATAGTCACGGACATGATGTTTGGTTAGAAGCATCTTATAACCCAATACATGACGAAAGTGGCGAACTGTATAAAGTGGTTAAATTTGCTACGGTTATTACCGAACAAATGAATCGTGAGTTTGCGATTTCAGAAACCTCTCAGGTAGCTTACAATATATCTCAAAAAAGCGATCAAGATGCCATCAATGGGAAAAAAGTCATCGAGTCTACTGTCCAAACGATGAATGAATTGTCTACGCAAATGAGCGAAGCAAGCAAGGGCATCTTCGAACTGAATACTCAATCAATGAAAGTGGCTAACTTGGTTGAAAGTATTCGAGGAATTGCCGATCAAACTAATTTACTTGCGCTTAATGCCGCAATAGAAGCTGCTAGAGCCGGAGAGCAGGGTCGGGGTTTTGCTGTTGTTGCTGATGAAGTAAGGCAGCTTGCTTCTAGAACCAGTTCGGCGACAGAAGAAATTATTAGTGTGGTAGGGGACAATAAAAAACTCACAGAACAGGCAGTCTCGCTAATTGAAGAAAGTATGGAAAAGGCTCAGAAAGCCCTCGATCTTTCAACCGAAGCAGGTCATGTGATGAATGACATTCAGGAAGGCGCAAAACAAGTTGTTGATGCGGTAAGTCAATTTAACAACAAATTATAA
- a CDS encoding class I SAM-dependent methyltransferase, with amino-acid sequence MTKLDCHELQTFWDLAGSQVKIKALEVALSRSLFDVLLEPCSIEEIAHKLAMPSTNIKGWIDLLWSMGCVDTAVDNKYITSALAKRYMTSVSAMDCSQALQFRFQTLRHFTEQFEALLYVPKNHNALSSAMAPLWAKAAKAQIFQEQRAVTVPALDRILDRVLNVTIAEETPLHFLDLGGGPGLVALSLVRHFPNSTGVLFDFPETAKVAYKNVIAEKLEHRIEVQSGDLNKQSPNGQFDLIWCSSVLHFLDDANAAIKRISALLKPNGILLILHAEQTAEKKQCEGVLPFYLPMVMKGNYLPKQGEIVALLDQNGLDVLQSEEITDFPMSSVWLYCGRKVQR; translated from the coding sequence ATGACTAAGTTGGATTGTCATGAGTTACAAACATTTTGGGATCTGGCCGGTTCGCAAGTGAAGATAAAAGCGCTTGAAGTTGCATTATCTCGATCTTTGTTTGATGTATTGCTAGAGCCTTGCTCGATAGAAGAGATAGCCCATAAATTGGCGATGCCATCAACCAATATCAAGGGATGGATAGACCTTTTATGGAGTATGGGCTGCGTTGATACGGCTGTTGATAATAAATATATAACGAGTGCTTTAGCAAAACGTTATATGACGAGTGTTTCAGCAATGGATTGTTCGCAAGCTTTGCAATTTCGCTTTCAAACGTTAAGACACTTTACTGAACAATTTGAAGCACTACTGTATGTGCCAAAGAATCATAACGCTTTATCTTCAGCTATGGCGCCATTATGGGCAAAAGCAGCTAAAGCACAGATTTTTCAAGAGCAGCGTGCGGTGACTGTGCCAGCACTCGACCGTATCCTTGATCGTGTGCTAAACGTGACTATTGCTGAAGAAACACCACTGCATTTTTTAGATTTAGGTGGCGGACCTGGATTGGTCGCTCTGTCACTTGTACGCCACTTTCCAAACTCCACGGGCGTGTTATTTGATTTCCCTGAAACGGCAAAAGTAGCATACAAAAATGTCATAGCAGAGAAGTTGGAACATCGTATTGAAGTGCAGTCGGGTGATTTGAATAAGCAATCACCAAATGGGCAATTTGATTTGATTTGGTGTTCTTCTGTATTGCATTTTTTAGATGATGCTAATGCAGCGATAAAACGGATCTCGGCGTTACTTAAACCGAATGGCATCTTATTGATTCTTCATGCCGAGCAAACCGCTGAAAAGAAACAGTGTGAAGGTGTTTTACCCTTTTATTTACCTATGGTTATGAAAGGCAACTATCTACCAAAGCAAGGTGAAATTGTTGCGTTGTTAGATCAAAACGGGTTAGACGTTCTGCAATCAGAGGAAATAACAGACTTCCCAATGTCGTCTGTGTGGCTTTATTGTGGGAGAAAAGTACAGAGATGA
- a CDS encoding FecCD family ABC transporter permease, with the protein MKAGQKKLTIMGRVPLPALLIMLSILLLLLMGVAIGVGSVSISQSTVWSVIGHKLSITNTLPNWSMGRENIIWAVRLPRTLLAAMVGAALAIVGAALQSVTRNPLADPHLLGVSSGAALGAIIALLHTGMILGVVTVPVFAFIGALGAMFLVLAVANFSSAHSAGRLILAGVAVAFVLTALGNLFIFMGDHRSSHTVIFWMLGGLGLAQWGQLWFPLVTLLLGSGYLIYNARYLNAMTLGDESASTLGVPVERFRLIVIVVCALLTGAAVAFSGVIGFVGLMVPHIVRLLVGGDYRKVLPLSALSGALFLVAADIASRIIMPPEDMPIGILTGLVGGIAFVFLMRQKRNVSL; encoded by the coding sequence ATGAAAGCAGGCCAGAAAAAGCTCACCATCATGGGACGCGTTCCCCTGCCCGCTTTGTTAATCATGCTAAGCATACTGCTGCTGTTATTAATGGGCGTGGCGATTGGCGTGGGTTCCGTGTCCATTAGCCAGTCCACTGTGTGGAGCGTGATCGGCCATAAACTGTCGATCACCAACACGCTTCCTAACTGGTCGATGGGGCGCGAAAACATCATCTGGGCCGTTCGCTTGCCGCGCACACTGCTTGCCGCCATGGTCGGGGCCGCCTTGGCAATTGTTGGCGCGGCACTGCAATCCGTGACTCGCAACCCTTTGGCTGATCCACATTTATTGGGTGTGTCTTCTGGTGCGGCGTTAGGCGCGATTATCGCCTTGCTCCACACTGGCATGATTCTGGGCGTGGTTACGGTTCCCGTGTTTGCCTTTATTGGAGCCTTAGGTGCAATGTTTTTAGTCTTGGCCGTCGCGAACTTTTCCTCGGCACACAGCGCGGGACGTTTGATTCTCGCCGGTGTCGCCGTCGCCTTTGTGCTAACTGCCTTGGGAAATCTGTTCATTTTTATGGGCGATCACCGTTCATCTCATACGGTGATATTCTGGATGCTCGGCGGCTTGGGCCTTGCTCAGTGGGGGCAACTTTGGTTTCCGCTGGTCACGCTTTTATTAGGTTCCGGCTATTTGATTTACAACGCCCGTTATCTAAACGCCATGACACTTGGCGATGAAAGCGCCAGCACCTTGGGCGTTCCGGTCGAACGCTTCCGCCTGATCGTGATTGTTGTCTGCGCGCTGCTGACTGGCGCGGCGGTGGCGTTTTCTGGTGTCATCGGCTTTGTCGGCTTGATGGTGCCGCATATCGTACGCTTGTTGGTTGGTGGCGATTATCGCAAAGTCCTGCCGTTATCGGCGTTATCCGGCGCTCTGTTCCTCGTCGCAGCGGACATTGCTTCCAGAATTATCATGCCACCCGAAGACATGCCAATCGGTATTCTTACTGGCCTTGTCGGTGGCATCGCTTTTGTATTCCTGATGCGGCAAAAACGTAATGTGTCTCTGTAG
- a CDS encoding ABC transporter substrate-binding protein produces MTTNVNTHIKHTSLIIGGALLGLLHTGLANASGYPVTVQSCDREVTFEQAPKAAVSNDVNLTEMMLALGLQDHMVGFTGVSGWKTLDPTLRNGIGELPELSPKYPSKEVLLGADADFYFAGWNYGMRVGGGVTPDTLAPLGIKVYELTESCIHIMDKPKVSMDDLYVDLLNLGRIFDKEEKAQALVKGYQQDLANFQANLKPLKTAPKVFVYDSGEEQPFTSGRFGMPTALIEAAGGKNIVDDVQKSWTQIGWEAVIDRSPEVIVIVNYGDVTAEQKINFLRSNPAFENIPAVKNNHFVVLEYVEATPGPRNINAIKRLAEAFRTAS; encoded by the coding sequence ATGACAACGAACGTCAATACGCACATCAAACACACGTCACTAATTATTGGCGGCGCATTACTTGGGCTTTTACACACAGGTTTGGCCAATGCTTCTGGTTATCCTGTTACGGTACAAAGCTGCGACCGTGAGGTCACTTTTGAGCAAGCGCCCAAAGCCGCGGTATCAAACGATGTGAATCTAACCGAGATGATGTTGGCCCTTGGTCTACAAGATCACATGGTCGGCTTTACCGGTGTTTCTGGCTGGAAAACCCTAGACCCAACGCTACGAAATGGCATTGGTGAATTACCTGAACTTTCGCCTAAATACCCAAGCAAAGAAGTCCTATTAGGCGCCGATGCCGACTTTTATTTTGCTGGCTGGAACTACGGCATGCGTGTCGGCGGTGGCGTCACACCTGATACCTTGGCACCGCTTGGCATCAAGGTTTACGAGCTAACCGAAAGCTGCATTCACATCATGGACAAACCAAAAGTTTCCATGGATGACCTTTATGTGGATTTACTCAACCTAGGTCGTATTTTTGACAAAGAAGAAAAAGCCCAAGCCTTAGTAAAAGGTTATCAACAAGACCTTGCGAATTTCCAAGCTAATCTCAAGCCATTAAAAACAGCACCGAAAGTCTTTGTTTACGATTCCGGTGAAGAGCAGCCTTTTACTTCAGGTCGATTCGGCATGCCAACGGCATTGATCGAAGCTGCAGGCGGTAAAAACATCGTCGATGATGTACAAAAAAGCTGGACACAAATTGGCTGGGAAGCCGTCATTGACCGATCTCCAGAGGTGATTGTCATTGTTAACTACGGCGACGTGACCGCAGAACAAAAAATCAATTTCTTGCGAAGCAATCCTGCCTTCGAAAATATTCCAGCGGTGAAAAACAATCATTTCGTGGTATTGGAATACGTCGAGGCAACGCCGGGGCCTCGTAATATTAATGCAATTAAACGCTTAGCTGAGGCTTTTAGAACCGCATCATGA
- a CDS encoding MbnH family di-heme enzyme encodes MAYRAYLVCFLLHPFVLFAGSYQWDLPNWMTPPLVPADNPMSVEKVELGQRLFYDANLSGPGYMSCSTCHMPEHSFSEPRSVSVGVTGQFHNRNAMAIVNVAYMKTLTWANPKEVRLEDQAKVPLFGIHPIEMGTKGQEGKVILFLQRDPIYPGLFKKAFSDQDDPISFDTITKALASFERTLISYQSPYDDYKYNHNGSAISEDAKRGEALFLSARLGCSGCHSGVHFSDATKASAFHNTGLYNLDEQGAYPKGNQGLYEHTGQSSDRGRFRTPTLRNIGKTAPYMHDGSIATLEEVLDHYGAGGRAALQGSASPLISEKIHKFVLTANERRQMIAFLTSLTDGEFIENPRFTTPFR; translated from the coding sequence ATGGCGTATCGTGCTTATCTAGTGTGCTTTTTATTGCATCCGTTTGTTTTGTTTGCTGGAAGTTATCAATGGGATTTGCCTAATTGGATGACGCCTCCGCTGGTGCCTGCTGATAATCCAATGAGCGTAGAAAAAGTTGAGCTAGGCCAGCGGCTTTTTTATGACGCCAATTTGTCTGGCCCAGGTTACATGTCTTGTTCAACTTGTCACATGCCTGAACATTCTTTTTCAGAGCCAAGATCCGTTTCTGTTGGTGTGACTGGGCAGTTTCATAATCGCAATGCCATGGCGATTGTGAATGTGGCCTATATGAAAACACTGACTTGGGCGAATCCTAAGGAAGTGCGTTTAGAAGACCAAGCTAAGGTGCCTCTTTTCGGCATTCATCCGATAGAAATGGGCACTAAAGGCCAAGAAGGCAAGGTTATCTTGTTTCTACAACGAGACCCTATTTATCCAGGCTTATTTAAAAAAGCCTTTTCCGATCAAGATGACCCAATTAGTTTCGATACAATTACCAAAGCGTTGGCGTCTTTTGAACGTACTTTAATTAGTTATCAATCCCCTTATGACGATTACAAATACAATCATAATGGCAGCGCCATTAGCGAGGATGCCAAGCGTGGTGAAGCGTTATTTTTGAGCGCTAGACTGGGGTGTTCTGGCTGTCATTCTGGCGTGCATTTCTCCGATGCTACGAAAGCGTCAGCTTTTCATAATACGGGGCTTTATAACCTAGACGAACAAGGCGCTTATCCAAAAGGTAATCAGGGCTTGTATGAACATACTGGACAAAGTTCAGACAGGGGACGATTCAGAACCCCGACCTTGCGCAACATCGGCAAAACAGCTCCCTATATGCACGATGGCTCTATCGCGACGTTAGAAGAAGTATTAGATCACTATGGCGCTGGTGGACGTGCCGCATTACAGGGAAGCGCTTCTCCCTTGATATCCGAGAAAATCCATAAATTTGTCTTAACGGCCAATGAAAGACGTCAAATGATTGCCTTTTTAACGAGTCTTACAGACGGCGAATTCATAGAAAATCCGCGCTTTACGACCCCATTTAGATAG
- a CDS encoding PA0069 family radical SAM protein: MSASSTNNSDQKGEKSPLNNPIKGRGTANNMAGRFAITLVEVDENDEAIALLETSSPKTEVRYERAKSIISRNSSPDIPFRLSVNPYKGCEHGCVYCFARPTHAYLDLSPGLDFETKLVAKTNAVFLFAEELAHPNYRCEPIALGINTDAYQPIEKQLKITRQLLEIALAHNQPISLISKSTLILRDIDLLTQMAEKKLIHVAISVTTLNNDLKRILEPRTASGKTRLQVIKTLREASIPVSVLVAPVIPFINDNELEEIVAACAEVGAQSINYIMLRLPHEVAPLFADWLHQHYPERAEHILQRIMDMRGGKFYDSRFSKRMTGEGIFADLINQRFHVARRKYGLDDNRLSYLDCRHFTVPPKEGDQMTLF; the protein is encoded by the coding sequence ATGTCTGCTTCTTCTACCAACAACAGCGATCAAAAAGGTGAGAAATCCCCTCTAAATAATCCGATCAAGGGGCGCGGTACTGCCAATAATATGGCGGGACGCTTTGCAATTACCTTGGTGGAAGTCGATGAAAATGACGAAGCCATTGCTTTGCTGGAAACATCATCACCCAAGACGGAAGTTCGCTATGAACGCGCAAAAAGCATCATTAGTCGTAATTCATCTCCTGATATTCCTTTTCGCCTGTCAGTAAACCCTTATAAAGGCTGTGAGCATGGTTGTGTGTATTGTTTTGCTCGTCCGACTCATGCGTATTTAGATTTGTCGCCTGGATTGGACTTTGAAACCAAGCTGGTTGCGAAGACCAATGCGGTGTTTTTGTTTGCAGAAGAATTGGCACACCCAAATTATCGTTGTGAACCCATTGCATTAGGTATTAATACCGATGCTTATCAGCCGATTGAGAAACAACTCAAGATCACGCGGCAATTATTAGAAATTGCTTTGGCGCACAATCAGCCAATTTCACTGATCTCCAAGAGCACCTTGATACTCAGAGACATAGATTTGCTCACGCAAATGGCAGAGAAAAAGCTCATCCATGTGGCAATCAGCGTGACGACACTGAATAACGATTTAAAGCGTATTTTGGAACCCAGAACGGCGTCTGGAAAGACACGTTTACAGGTGATTAAAACCTTACGAGAAGCAAGCATTCCGGTTTCGGTTCTTGTCGCACCAGTGATTCCTTTTATTAATGATAACGAACTAGAAGAAATAGTTGCTGCCTGTGCTGAGGTTGGCGCACAATCCATCAATTACATCATGTTGCGTTTGCCTCACGAGGTTGCGCCTTTGTTTGCAGATTGGCTCCACCAGCACTACCCAGAACGTGCTGAGCATATTTTGCAGCGTATTATGGACATGCGTGGCGGCAAGTTCTACGACAGTAGGTTTAGCAAGCGTATGACAGGGGAAGGCATTTTTGCGGATTTGATTAACCAACGCTTTCACGTGGCGCGACGCAAGTATGGATTGGATGACAACCGACTGAGTTATCTCGATTGCCGTCATTTTACGGTTCCGCCAAAAGAAGGTGACCAGATGACGTTGTTTTAG
- a CDS encoding ABC transporter ATP-binding protein, which yields MTNKTINTPTNNCQQDDTSYAFFSACKPAGMQLNDVAWSPYRDKTLLKPITVTIHPGEFLAIVGPNGSGKTSLLRCLYRTNKPTKGTVLLDDQNLWSLSPRQCAQRIATVLQDAGGEFGLSVFEMVEIGLTPKSLVWGRSDEDSQIVDSALALLDVAHLADRSFDSLSGGERQRVMIARALAQRPDVLILDEPTNHLDIRHQLDVLALLAKLPCTLIVSLHDLALASAYADRVLVMQNGEMQDCAPPNDVFTKQRIKQVFDVDTIIDEHPITQRPRFSFYIND from the coding sequence TTGACCAACAAAACCATTAATACTCCGACTAATAACTGCCAACAAGACGATACTTCTTACGCGTTTTTTTCTGCTTGCAAGCCCGCTGGCATGCAGTTGAACGACGTCGCTTGGTCGCCTTATCGTGACAAAACCTTGCTCAAACCAATAACCGTCACTATTCATCCTGGCGAGTTTCTGGCGATTGTTGGGCCGAACGGTTCCGGAAAAACCAGCTTATTACGCTGTCTTTATCGTACTAATAAACCAACCAAGGGCACGGTTTTACTTGATGACCAAAATTTATGGTCCTTGTCGCCTCGTCAATGCGCCCAACGCATCGCTACCGTGTTACAAGACGCTGGCGGTGAATTTGGTCTAAGCGTTTTTGAAATGGTAGAAATCGGCCTGACACCAAAGTCTCTTGTTTGGGGGCGCTCCGACGAAGATTCCCAAATCGTCGATAGCGCACTCGCCTTACTCGATGTGGCACATTTAGCCGATCGCTCTTTTGACTCTTTATCCGGCGGTGAACGCCAACGAGTGATGATCGCCAGAGCGTTGGCGCAGCGCCCTGATGTACTTATTCTCGATGAGCCAACCAATCACCTCGACATTCGTCACCAGCTTGATGTGTTGGCCTTATTAGCAAAACTGCCTTGCACGCTTATTGTGTCATTACACGATTTAGCCCTCGCCTCCGCTTACGCTGACCGAGTACTGGTGATGCAAAACGGTGAAATGCAGGACTGCGCACCACCCAATGATGTCTTTACCAAGCAACGCATAAAACAAGTATTTGATGTGGACACCATTATTGATGAACACCCCATCACGCAACGACCAAGGTTTTCTTTTTACATCAATGATTAA